The genomic interval CTGTACAGTCCTCAAAATGGTCTTGACGTTGAAACCAACGCCCAAACGAAATGGCACCATGCATAGTTTGCACGCAAATATAGGAAAATGTGTGGCGCCATGCAATGAAGCAAAAAGGACCGGTGTAAACCGGTCCTTTCCATAAAATCTTTGTCGCTTGTTCGATGCGGTATCATCGGGGCGCCCCCCTTCAGAATACCGAACGACGCCATGACGGATCAGTTTGCCAGCGTCGTAACGGCGCGGCGGTTCTGAGACCAGCAGGAAATGTCGTTGCAGACAGCAACAGGACGTTCCTTGCCATAGGATTTGGTCGTCAGGCGGCCAGACTGAATGCCTTTGGAAACGAGATAGTTGCGCACCGAGTTGGCTCGGCGAGCGCCCAGAGCGATGTTATACTCGCGGGTGCCTCGTTCATCGGCATGCCCTTCAATCGCGATGCGATAGTTAGGATATTGCTGCAGCCATGTGGCCTGTTTGTCCAGAGTGGCTTGTGCCGAATAGTTCAGATCAGAACTATCGGTTTCAAAGAAGACGCGGTCGCCAACATTGACCACGAAATCCTGTGCCGTACCCGGAGTTGCCGAGTTCAAGCCAGCACCACTCAATTTGTCAGGCGTCGAAGAACAGGCTGCCAACGCAGTCAGCAGAGCGACGCCGAATACAACACGAATGGAAGATTTTGCACGATTTGACATCTGATTGTCCTTCGAAAGTTTATTGAGATCAGGATTTGTCGATCGGAATAATAGAAAATTTAGGTTAACCGCCCGTTCGCAAACATGGTTACCAAACCATTAATAACCGCTTTGCGGGTTTATCTTGTGAGGTACATGCCTCTTATCTTCTGTTTGAATCAAAAGATGGCCACACTGAGGCGTGGCCCCCTTTACGCCCTCTAAAAGTGAGGCAAAACGGGCATCCAAACCAATTCAGCAACATATTGGGCGGCCCTTTGGCACCCTATTATGCATTCCGCTCAGAAGGGCACAAACAAAAATCCCCGGGCTGATAGCACGATCAACCCGGAGACTGGAACAGGATAGCTATTTAAATTGATCCCAACCGGATCAATCGATCAGAGGCGACCAGGCCGGGTCTGACGCAAAGGCCGGCGTCGGGACCGTATATTTGTTGCGGCCGGTGAGATCGATGGAATAGAGCTTCGGCCCGCCATTGGGTCCCTGACTTTCAGAGAAGAACATCAGCACGCGCCCATTGGGAGCCCAAGTTGGCCCTTCATTGTGGAAACCGCTGACAAGAATGCGCTCACGAGATCCATCCGTCTTCATGACCCCGATCTGGAACTCGCCTTTGTAGCGCTTGGTAAAGGCAATAAGATCGCCCCTTGGTGACCAGACCGGTGTTGAATAGCTGCCTTCGCCAAAGCTGATACGCTGCACATTGGAGCCATCGACGCCCATGACATAAATCTGCTGTCTGCCGCCACGGTCGCTTTCAAAAGTGATTTGGCGACCATCGGGCGAAAAACTCGGGCTGGTATCAATGGAGGCCGAGTTGGTCAGGCGGGTGATCTTGCCGTTGCGCAAATCCATACGGTAGATGTTGGCGTCGCCACCTTGCTGCAGGCTAAGCGCAATGCTCTGGCCATCGGGAGAGAAACGGGAAGAGAAGCTCATGCCTGGGAATTGCCCAACAACAGACCGGCGACCGGATTCGATGTTGAGCAGATAGGCGCGCGGCTCCCCGTCTTCCAGAGCCATATAGGTGATTTCCTGCTTGGTTGGCGAGAAGCGCGGTGTCAGCACCAGATTGCGCCCATCCGTCAGATAGCGCACATTGGCCCCATCCTGATCCATGATGGCCAAACGCTTGACGCGCCCGTCCTTGGGTCCGCTTTCATCGACAAAGACGATACGGGTATCAAAATAGCCCTTTTCACCGGTCAGGCGCTCATAAATGGCGTCCGAGATGATATGCGCAACACGGCGCCAGTTTTCCGGCGTGGTGAAAAATTGCTGGCCGGTCATCTGTTTGCCCGCATAAACGTCCCAGAGGCGGAACTCGGCCTTGAGGCGTCCATCGGCTTCGCGTGTCACGGTGCCCGTCACCAGAGCCTGTGCATTGATCACGGTCCAGTTTGGAAAGGACGGCACCGTCGAAGACGACAGATCCTTCTGCAGGAAGGAGTTCCGATTGATCGGCGCAAAAAGGCCCGAGCGTTGTAAATCCGCCTCGATCACCTTGGAAATCTCCACGCCCTGTCCCACACCGCTGAAATCGGTAATAGCAATCGGCATCGGCTGGATATTGCCGCGCGTGATGTCAATTTCGATCAGGGCATAGCTGGGGCGAACCATGGCCATGCTGGACAGAATGGCTAGAGCCACAAGAGGCAGCAAGACGGCTTTCATGGTCACAAAGGCATTGAGGAGCCGGATGGGCATTGCATGTCGAAGCTGTTTCATCACAATTATTGTCCTGTCCTATCCAGACCGCGAGCGGCCCGCTTGATGAATGAACATCCTGATAATCTATACCGAAGAGCCCAGCGGGCTCCTCATACATTGGGTCTAGAACATGTCACTTGGATCAAAATTGATCCGGACACGGCGCCAAGCTTCATATTTTTCAGCTGGCAGCGAATATGGCGCACAGCGGCGAACCGCACGCATGGCGCTTTCAACGGCGGCAACACCGAACTGGTTAGCCGGATACTCGATCGGCTGTGGCCCAAAATTCACATTGCCCTGCCGGTCAAGTCCAAACTCGATCTTTACAGCCAATTGTGACGCATCCGCGGCACCAACCGGTGGCGACCAACAACGGGAAATCTGCGCCCGCAAGGCATCCAGTTCGCTCTGCGTCATCGCGGCCGCTTCGGTGCCGTTTCTGGAACCGAAGGACGCGGATTGATCCTCTGGCCCACTTTGAATGGGGGCACCCGTCTCCGCTTCGTTGGCGAGGGCTTTCAGAGCATTGACATCAAACTCCCGCTTGGGCTCTTCCTTCCGGGCTGGCTGGCGCGGAATACGAGGCTTGATCTTGGGCAAGGCCGCAATCGGTTTTGGCGCCACTTCTGCGGGCTTTTCAGGCTCTGGCTCAGGCTCGGGCGTTGGTTCAGGCTCTGGAGCCACCTCGGGTTCTGGCTGCGGTGTTGGCTCTGGCTCCGGTTCAGGGGCGGCTTCAGGCTCCGGCGTCGGAACCGGATCGGGCTCAACGACGGGAGGTTGCGGTTCGGCCTGCTCCTTCGGTGCAGCCTCTTTCGGTTTAGGAGCAACCTTGGGCGCAGGCTCCGGTATGTCCTCAATCGGTTCAGGCGCCTTTTTTGTGGCTTCCTTGACCTTATCCTGCACCTCTGCTGTGGCTTCCCCCTTGACCACATCGGTCACATCGGAGACGGAAACCAGCTCAATCGGCAAGATTTCAAGATCGCTCACGTCATTAGCGCTCGGTGACGGAAGGCTAATCAAAGCCCAAGCCATCAGCGCTGCATGACCAACACTTGAAACAATAAGACCGACATTCTTCAAGGTTATTGAAGCTCCTCGGTGCTAACCAGCCCGATTTTCTTGAAACCGGCGCGGTTCATCGCGCCCATCACCTTCATGATGGTGCCATAGTCCACATCTTTGTCACCACGCACAAAGATCCGTTCTTCATAGCCATTTTCAGCGACGCCAAGCAGGGTATCGACCAGAGCATCAAACTCCACTGGCTGATCCTGCAGATAGATGCTGCCATCCTTGCGAATGGAGAGCGTCAGCGGTTCGGTCTGGCTGGAGAGCGGCTTGGCCGTGCTTTCTGGCAAATCGAGCGGAACACCCACCGTCATCATCGGCGCCGACACCATGAAGATAATGAGCAGCACAAGCATGACGTCGACCATTGGCGTCACGTTGATTTCGGCAACAGGCCTGTGGCGCATTGCACGGCGCGCACCGCGCCTGCGTGACGTTCCCGGAGATCCCATCGAGCCCATACCCATAGACTAACCCCTTTCGTCCATCAGACGCGACAGAATCGCGGAGAACTCATCGGCAAAGCCTTCAAGGCGCATGGCGTGCTGGGAGGCGATGGACGCCAGCTTGTTATAGGCAATAACCGCAGGAATAGCGGCAACCAGACCAATCGCCGTTGCAAACAGAGCTTCGGCAATACCGGGGGCAACCACGGCAAGAGACGTATTTTTGGAGGCAGCAATACCCTGAAACGCGCTCATGATGCCCCAAACCGTGCCAAACAGTCCAACAAAAGGCGCTGCCGAGCCAACGGTTGCCAGAAACAGCAAGCGTTTTTCCAGTCGATCCACCTCGCGAGACAAGGTCACATCAAGCACCTTTTCAAGGCGCGCTGGCAAACCGGCAACCGAACGGGCCTGTCCCTCGAAACTGCGTTTCCATTCGCGCATCGCGGCAACGAACAGCGCCGCCATGGCATGATTGGGACGCCCCGAAAGCGTCTGGTAAAGATCTTCAAGAGACTGCCCCGACCAGAAGACCTTTTCAAACCGGTCCATCTGACGCTTGGTACGCGTGTAAAGCAAACTCTTGTCGATGATGATCGCCCAAGACCAGACCGACGCAGCCATCAAACCAATCATCACGAGCTTGACCACAATATGAGCCTGCATGAACAGGGTCATCAGCGATACATCGGCAGTGGCATTGGCGAGGGCTGTTTGCACAACCTCATTGGGCATGAAACTTAGTCCTTTCTAGCGCATGCCCTCATCTCGCCCCATCCGGCAAGAAAAGGGCCAGGAGTGAAACCATGCATAAAAACCGGGATTGCGGAGATATCCGGCAAATCAGCTTGCCACAATCCATACCGCAACCATTCTCAAACAGGCACAAACAACCGGCCCCGGTTTGACCTTCCAGCGACAGCATTTGTCATCAGAATTTGTCAAAACTAGGGTCGACGCGTACACACAACCATATCGAACGCACCCTTTGACAAGGCACGATTATGGTTAATGAAAGTTTAAGTAAAGTGAACAGAACCGAAAGGAAAGGCTCTGATGCGGAGAAATTCAACCCTCAGGGGACCAAAATTTTTCTCATCTTTTCAGGCAAACGACGGGGTTTTCCCTCACGAGTGATGGCAACAACGGTCACTTGTGCAGTAAACAACACCTCTTCGCCACGCAAGATCTGCTGATCAAGGATCATGCGTGCCCCCTTGACGGTGTTTATACGCGTTTCGACCTTCAGAACATCATCGATATGGGCAGACCGCAGATAGTTGATATCCATATGACGCACGGCCAAAGCCAGCCTCTCGCCATTCTCGCCACTATCAAGTGCGCTATGCTGCACCCCCAGCAGCCGGATATAGTCTGAGCGCCCGCGTTCAATGAACCGCAGGTAGGAAGCATGATAGACGATACCGGAAAAGTCTGTGTCTTCGTAATAAATCCGGATCATCTGCTGATGTCCGTAGTCAGTCAATCGACCGGCAAGATCTGGCCAGTCGCCTTCATTGCGATGCTCAGGCATCATCAATTCCTTCAGCAAACAGACCCATTTGTGGAGGAGTGTCTTTCTGAGGCACAGCCAACCCAAGATGGGCAAAAGCCTTGGGCGCCAACAGGCGTCC from uncultured Cohaesibacter sp. carries:
- the tolQ gene encoding protein TolQ, with protein sequence MPNEVVQTALANATADVSLMTLFMQAHIVVKLVMIGLMAASVWSWAIIIDKSLLYTRTKRQMDRFEKVFWSGQSLEDLYQTLSGRPNHAMAALFVAAMREWKRSFEGQARSVAGLPARLEKVLDVTLSREVDRLEKRLLFLATVGSAAPFVGLFGTVWGIMSAFQGIAASKNTSLAVVAPGIAEALFATAIGLVAAIPAVIAYNKLASIASQHAMRLEGFADEFSAILSRLMDERG
- the tolR gene encoding protein TolR translates to MGMGSMGSPGTSRRRGARRAMRHRPVAEINVTPMVDVMLVLLIIFMVSAPMMTVGVPLDLPESTAKPLSSQTEPLTLSIRKDGSIYLQDQPVEFDALVDTLLGVAENGYEERIFVRGDKDVDYGTIMKVMGAMNRAGFKKIGLVSTEELQ
- the pal gene encoding peptidoglycan-associated lipoprotein Pal, with amino-acid sequence MSNRAKSSIRVVFGVALLTALAACSSTPDKLSGAGLNSATPGTAQDFVVNVGDRVFFETDSSDLNYSAQATLDKQATWLQQYPNYRIAIEGHADERGTREYNIALGARRANSVRNYLVSKGIQSGRLTTKSYGKERPVAVCNDISCWSQNRRAVTTLAN
- the ybgC gene encoding tol-pal system-associated acyl-CoA thioesterase; amino-acid sequence: MPEHRNEGDWPDLAGRLTDYGHQQMIRIYYEDTDFSGIVYHASYLRFIERGRSDYIRLLGVQHSALDSGENGERLALAVRHMDINYLRSAHIDDVLKVETRINTVKGARMILDQQILRGEEVLFTAQVTVVAITREGKPRRLPEKMRKILVP
- a CDS encoding cell envelope biogenesis protein TolA, with protein sequence MSDLEILPIELVSVSDVTDVVKGEATAEVQDKVKEATKKAPEPIEDIPEPAPKVAPKPKEAAPKEQAEPQPPVVEPDPVPTPEPEAAPEPEPEPTPQPEPEVAPEPEPTPEPEPEPEKPAEVAPKPIAALPKIKPRIPRQPARKEEPKREFDVNALKALANEAETGAPIQSGPEDQSASFGSRNGTEAAAMTQSELDALRAQISRCWSPPVGAADASQLAVKIEFGLDRQGNVNFGPQPIEYPANQFGVAAVESAMRAVRRCAPYSLPAEKYEAWRRVRINFDPSDMF
- the tolB gene encoding Tol-Pal system beta propeller repeat protein TolB, which produces MAMVRPSYALIEIDITRGNIQPMPIAITDFSGVGQGVEISKVIEADLQRSGLFAPINRNSFLQKDLSSSTVPSFPNWTVINAQALVTGTVTREADGRLKAEFRLWDVYAGKQMTGQQFFTTPENWRRVAHIISDAIYERLTGEKGYFDTRIVFVDESGPKDGRVKRLAIMDQDGANVRYLTDGRNLVLTPRFSPTKQEITYMALEDGEPRAYLLNIESGRRSVVGQFPGMSFSSRFSPDGQSIALSLQQGGDANIYRMDLRNGKITRLTNSASIDTSPSFSPDGRQITFESDRGGRQQIYVMGVDGSNVQRISFGEGSYSTPVWSPRGDLIAFTKRYKGEFQIGVMKTDGSRERILVSGFHNEGPTWAPNGRVLMFFSESQGPNGGPKLYSIDLTGRNKYTVPTPAFASDPAWSPLID